TCCGGTACTGCTTGTCAATTTCAGCATTAACTCCGTAAGTTATGCGGTTTATTTTTATTTGCCGTTGATTTTCACTGTATGTCGTATTCATTTGATGGATTGCGGCATAAGGTTGCAGGAACCAGGAAAAGCGGTTACTGTATGATTGTCCGTATAAACCCTCGAACCGGAAATGTATATGTTTATCCAGGTAGGGTGAACGGTTTCCGATTTGGTCGTATATATTGCCGGTTCCGTTTCCGAACAGGTTTTCTATCCCTTTTCTGTGCATATATAGTCCTGTTGCTTTAACGGCGCTTCGGTGATATCCGTTATAGTACCGGTATCCTATGCTGCCTTTTATTCGCGAGTCGTTTAGCCTTGTAAGTGCGAGATTATTATGGCTTTTCAGATGACGGTCTATATCAAGACGATCGTATTGGGCCGTGAGCCGCCATCCGTTACCTTTTACAGGGAGCCATTGCAATCCGGCCTGATATCCGAAACCTTTATACAGAACATCTGTCTTATCTCCGGTAAAGCGTGAATAAGTGGTTCCGAGTCCGGTCATCGTGTGAATATATACATTACCGTTGGGAGAATAAAAATCGAGTACATTATCCTGATTGTAAATGCGTATTCCTCCCGCGACTCCTAATATGTATAACGGCCCCGTATGGACAGAGCCCCCGGCTTCAATATTAAAGTCCGATACTACGTTTTTAGGTCTTGGGTCTCTGTCTCTGTATTCTATTTTAGCCCGGTATGCGGCCTGTAGCCCCCATGTGAATAGTCTTCCTTTCCCTGAGTAACCTCCTGAGAACCGGTATTGTTCGGTTTGCAGATCACCTCCGATTGTGTCGGCCATGACGTATGGATATAATAATTCGAAATCAGAAGTCTCATTCCATTTTATTTGTCTCTTTTTTCCTGTTATATAACTTGCATTTCCCCATACTTTGGTTTTTCCCGATAAATTGAGCCATGAAGATACGCCCGCTCCGAATAGTTGACTTCCGTTTCCTTCCTGCAGCAAGTAGGTTCCGTTTTTTTTATTGTATGTGCTATATATGCTGAGTCTTGTTAATGACGATTCATGGGCAAAAAAATGTGTAGCCGGGTTATTATATACGGCCGTGAAGAATTTTTCCGGAGCGTACAAGTATTGTTCCGGCCGGCTGAGAACCTGTATGCTGTCTTTCCCTGCTCCCCACAATAGGACGGGGAACAAAGAAAGTCCACAAAGAAGCAGATTTAAATATAGCTTTTTCATACAGGTAATGAGATTATTGTTTGTATGAAACCGTTACTCCGCATTGGAAATCGTTTGCAGAATCATTGGTGTCTTGTAAAATTACACGTCCGTTTTCTTTCGTTTCGGCAACTTTGCGGATGATACTTTTACCAAAGCGGCTATTATCGGATATGGTAGTAGCTACATACGCATAACTTTTATCCACAGATACGGGTGTCGCCAGCATTTTGAAATTGCTTTTGGCACTCATATTTACAGCATCGAGTATCCATTCCGATGGAACGAGATATCCTTTTTTGCTCATGGTTTTGCCGTTGGCCGGGTGAATGTAGGTACATTCCAGATAATAATCGTTCAGAAAATCTTCTTTGCTTACAGGGATACGTGCAATACCGAAAGCCCGGTTACATTGATTTGTAGGGGTCCATATGGAGAGAGAATAACTGTACCATTTGTCTAAATTAGGAACTGACGGGTTGTCAGTATCGGCCCCGGTGCTGGTTTCATCATACCATTCGAAATCAGCATTTTGTAAATCGAGGCCATTATTGGAGGTATGATCATTTGCCTGATCGGCTATGACGATGGATTTACCCGGAAGGATAGGATATTGTGTTCCGTTACCCGGTATCACATATACTACTTGTGTATAGAACGAACTCTTGATAGGATCGGGTGTATATTCGTAATCGTCGGAAGTAAGGATAGGAGTTTCTAACAAGGCGATACCATCCGCATAAATAGTATGATCCGTATTGTTATACAGTTTGAAGAATTTATCTCCGGTAAGACCTCCGGTTCCGGTTGATTTCGGAGAACCTGTCGTATATATTTCCTGGAATACGATACCGGAAGATGTCGTATAGTAAGACAGGGTTATCTCGATCGTAGTAGAAGGGGCACTAATTAACAGATTCTCTTTGGAGCCTCTGACATTTGTAGTATTATCTCCATATTTGATTTTTCCTTCCACTGAGATGGAGTATAGACCTTCCGGTATATTTACCTGATCGTTGCTTGTCAGCTCCAGTGACGTTTTGGAATCTGTGTTGATCTCTGTGAATATGGCTGTTCCTTCAGTCCAGGAAAAAGATTCTCCTACCCATTCGGGTGCGCAAAAGTAAAGAATCGCATTTGCTTTTTTGACGTTGTTTTCATCGTCACTACATGCAGTCAGCAAGATCGCCAGAGCGGTGAACTGCATAAAAGAGAATAATTTTCTTAGTTTCATAATACCTAAATTTATTGTTTATAGTTTAAAATTGATTTCCATCCCGAAATAAGGACTGCTTTGTCTTCTTATTTTGTTTCCCATCATGATGTAATCGGGGTGGTAACTGATAAGTTTGTTTACGAATAAGGCTAAAGCTATTTTATCCTGCCATATTTTTTTTGTGGCTTTGAAATTGATATTTGCCTCTATAGGAATAGTCCTGCGTTTAAAATTGATTTCATCGTAAACATATACGAGATGTTGTAAATAGGTATCTTTATGCGATTCTTCGGTAAAATCGTATGCTGTACCGGATGCATCTATATATTTGGCAGGTATTCCGCTCTTATACATGGACTGGGTAGTATAGAACCACATGCATTGTATAGAGGTGGAGAATCCCATTTTCAAACGGGGAATATCGGTATCGAATGTAAAATTCGTATTAAAACTTTCTCTTAAATATCCGTCGTCATCGTGGTAGAGCCCTGCATATTGTAACTGTTTGCCGTTTAAAATGACGGACGGTTTTTTATATATGGGCTCACTGTTCCGGTAAGTAGTACGGAACCAGGCTCCGTTTATAGTAAGCCGCGTGAGTATGACGGGAAAACGTTTGGATAAATATTGGAATTCGATTCCTTCTTTAAGCATGCGGCTGCCATTCGTGGTGTATGCCGATACGTTCAGAAGTGTGTCTCTGGAAAATGGCAGGTCTTCTACGCAGGGAGGCGCCGTGATGTTGTTTGCGTCTATACTTCCGGTATCATACTTTTTATATGCGAAGGAAATCGGTATGGCAGCATTCCGGAATCCCGATTTCATATCTTCTCTGAACCAGGTGACGGAAAATCTGTTCCCATCGAATGAGAAATCGGCCCGTAATTCCCACTTTTTGTTCCGTGCGGCTTCCAGTGCGTAATTTGTCTTGTCGGTGATATATGTCATAATATTTAATCTTCTGTATTCCGGATTATTATGATAATAGTTCAGTTGTATCAGGTCATAATAATACGGATCGGGATAAAGATAGGACAGCACCGGCATTTTAGTATGCCAGCCGATTCCTCCGGATAACTCTATACCCAGTTTTTTCCCTGCTATATTGAAAGCAGGGAATGTCCATTTAAGATTTATACGGGGATCTATATACCATTTTCCCGATAGTTCATATCGTTTATTCAGGTTTAACAGAGTGGTGGTACGTAATCCTGTTACGATGTCGAACCGGTGCTTGCCTGTTTTTACTTTTGTGGCTTCTTCGGCAAAGGCCGAGAAGGTGTGTCCTGGAGGAATATCGTTAAAAGCTCTGGGGCGGCTGTTTGTGGAAGGAGAGACGGGGCGTGTAAGATCGTAAACCTGTCCTTTTCCGTAATTTTTGTTCATGTTCCAGTCTCCTCCCAGTTTTAAAATATTGGTGGTGCGTTCACTGTTCATGTTGAATAATGCGAGAGCTTTTACAAAAGCATTGAACGGATTACCATAAACATCAAGTTCGGCGTTGTAAGTACCCGGCAGATAACCGGCATTATGGGCTCCTTGCTCCGTGGCTGCTGGAATGGCATAAATACGGTCGGTCGTTACCGTTTTTTCCTGATGTATATGATCCCATTCTCCGCTTAATGAACTGAAAAGAGTCAAAGTCCGGAATACTCCTTTATTCCTGTTCGATAGTATAAGCGTATTACCTAAAGAGATTTTATTGTTACGTGATTTATACAGGTCTATAGCACCGTTTGTATTCAGGTCGGGATCTGTATCTTCCTGATCGAATGTTCCGAAATAATTCAGGTTTGAATTGAGAGTTATCCGAACGACGCCAGTTTTCCATTTCTTTTCGGTACGAATTGAACTTGTAACCCGTTTGAATTTTTGTAACCGGTCTCTTGGGTCTATTTTAGAATCCAGGTAATCCAGACCTATATTCAGCATGAAATCTTTGTCCGGCAATTCCACTCCCTTGCCGACATAAAAAAGTTTACTATACATGTCCGCTTTGAAACGGGCATCCAGCGAATTACCTCCCTTTTTTCTTTCTATATTTACTAAACCGCTGGTTAGGTCTCCATATTCTACGGATGGAATCCCCCTGATTACTTCTACCTTTTCTATGTCGTCTGTCGAAATGGATCGCATGTCAATTCCTTTTCCTGTGGTGTTACGACCGGTTTCCCAGGGATTACCCGTATATTGCATATTGGCATCGGTACTTTGAGGTATGCCGTCTATTACGAAAGCGGTACCCAGGGAGGTCATATTGTAATCTGTTATTCCTTTGCCGTTGGCTTCTCTTAATTTAATAAGATTAGCACTTCCCATAACAGGATCG
This region of Barnesiella propionica genomic DNA includes:
- a CDS encoding DUF6850 family outer membrane beta-barrel protein is translated as MKKLYLNLLLCGLSLFPVLLWGAGKDSIQVLSRPEQYLYAPEKFFTAVYNNPATHFFAHESSLTRLSIYSTYNKKNGTYLLQEGNGSQLFGAGVSSWLNLSGKTKVWGNASYITGKKRQIKWNETSDFELLYPYVMADTIGGDLQTEQYRFSGGYSGKGRLFTWGLQAAYRAKIEYRDRDPRPKNVVSDFNIEAGGSVHTGPLYILGVAGGIRIYNQDNVLDFYSPNGNVYIHTMTGLGTTYSRFTGDKTDVLYKGFGYQAGLQWLPVKGNGWRLTAQYDRLDIDRHLKSHNNLALTRLNDSRIKGSIGYRYYNGYHRSAVKATGLYMHRKGIENLFGNGTGNIYDQIGNRSPYLDKHIHFRFEGLYGQSYSNRFSWFLQPYAAIHQMNTTYSENQRQIKINRITYGVNAEIDKQYRKSFFQASFGTSYTQTGNSLLSLTGLDMQSTMGQMMQNNYDWLQANKIQTHTGIHWETEIKENWSIYAETNYKYIHYRNEGNYQHVEITCGVCF
- a CDS encoding DUF4876 domain-containing protein, yielding MKLRKLFSFMQFTALAILLTACSDDENNVKKANAILYFCAPEWVGESFSWTEGTAIFTEINTDSKTSLELTSNDQVNIPEGLYSISVEGKIKYGDNTTNVRGSKENLLISAPSTTIEITLSYYTTSSGIVFQEIYTTGSPKSTGTGGLTGDKFFKLYNNTDHTIYADGIALLETPILTSDDYEYTPDPIKSSFYTQVVYVIPGNGTQYPILPGKSIVIADQANDHTSNNGLDLQNADFEWYDETSTGADTDNPSVPNLDKWYSYSLSIWTPTNQCNRAFGIARIPVSKEDFLNDYYLECTYIHPANGKTMSKKGYLVPSEWILDAVNMSAKSNFKMLATPVSVDKSYAYVATTISDNSRFGKSIIRKVAETKENGRVILQDTNDSANDFQCGVTVSYKQ
- a CDS encoding TonB-dependent receptor — encoded protein: MKIRIVLFLLIIITGGFTPAHSQSGGKEISVSIIVKDQNNRSLLEFASILFKGGSKQYSGIADSSGKRTFTHLSPGSYLLSVTYLGYEPHNRKIYLTGDTIITVPLKSNTIAMQDVVVTASESKGITSASRIDRKAMEHLQPSSFTDIMELLPGNVSSDPVMGSANLIKLREANGKGITDYNMTSLGTAFVIDGIPQSTDANMQYTGNPWETGRNTTGKGIDMRSISTDDIEKVEVIRGIPSVEYGDLTSGLVNIERKKGGNSLDARFKADMYSKLFYVGKGVELPDKDFMLNIGLDYLDSKIDPRDRLQKFKRVTSSIRTEKKWKTGVVRITLNSNLNYFGTFDQEDTDPDLNTNGAIDLYKSRNNKISLGNTLILSNRNKGVFRTLTLFSSLSGEWDHIHQEKTVTTDRIYAIPAATEQGAHNAGYLPGTYNAELDVYGNPFNAFVKALALFNMNSERTTNILKLGGDWNMNKNYGKGQVYDLTRPVSPSTNSRPRAFNDIPPGHTFSAFAEEATKVKTGKHRFDIVTGLRTTTLLNLNKRYELSGKWYIDPRINLKWTFPAFNIAGKKLGIELSGGIGWHTKMPVLSYLYPDPYYYDLIQLNYYHNNPEYRRLNIMTYITDKTNYALEAARNKKWELRADFSFDGNRFSVTWFREDMKSGFRNAAIPISFAYKKYDTGSIDANNITAPPCVEDLPFSRDTLLNVSAYTTNGSRMLKEGIEFQYLSKRFPVILTRLTINGAWFRTTYRNSEPIYKKPSVILNGKQLQYAGLYHDDDGYLRESFNTNFTFDTDIPRLKMGFSTSIQCMWFYTTQSMYKSGIPAKYIDASGTAYDFTEESHKDTYLQHLVYVYDEINFKRRTIPIEANINFKATKKIWQDKIALALFVNKLISYHPDYIMMGNKIRRQSSPYFGMEINFKL